In Hoeflea sp. 108, the genomic stretch TTGCCTTGCTGCGCCGGTTCAGGCCGGCGCCGGACACCGTCGAGCGGCCCGAGCAGCAGCGAATCCAGCGCGCCTATGACGAGGCGCACCCCGATCGCCAGCCGGGCGCAACTGCGGTCGACTATCTTCTGGTGCCTTCGGTCATCATGAAGTGGATGTTCCCTGTCGTCATCGTGTTCTCGGCCTACCTGTTCCTGCGCGGCCATGACGCGCCGGGCGGCGGCTTTGCGGCCGGCGTGGCGATGGCCGCCGGGTTCATTCTGCAATACATGGCGGCCGGAACGATCTGGGTCGAAGACAGGTTGCGCATCCTGCCGGTGACCTGGATAGGCGGCGGCCTGCTGACGGCACTTCTGACCGGTGCGGGAGCCTGGTTCTTCGGCAAGCCGTTCCTGACGTCATACGCGCAATATGTGGATGTGCCTCTTATCGGCAAGGTGCCACTCGCTACCGCTTCGCTCTTCGACCTCGGTGTCCTGTCGCTCGTCGTCGGCGCGACCGTACTCATGTTGATCGCCCTGGCCCACCAATCGGTCCGCAGGCTGCGCGCGTCCCGGATAGAGGAGCAGTCGTGATGGAGCTGACACTTGCAATTGCCATTGGCGTGCTGACGGGCTCCGGCGTCTGGCTGCTGCTGCGGCCGCGCACCTATCAGGTGATCATTGGCCTGTCGCTGCTGTCCTATGCGGTCAACCTGTTCATCTTCAGCATGGGCAGGCTCCACAGCGGCGCAGCCGCCGTACTCGACGGTGCCGGCGCCATCAACCCGGCAGACTATGCGGATCCGCTTCCGCAGGCGCTTGTGCTGACCGCAATCGTCATCGGTTTTGCCACCACGGCACTTTTCCTTGTCGTGCTGCTGGCATCGCGCGGATTGACCGGCAGCGACCATGTCGATGGGCGGGAGCCACATTGATGGATTTCGCCGCGCATCTTCCCGTCCTGCCCATCCTGCTGCCAATGGCGGCGGGGGCCACCCTGCTGTTGTTCGACGAGCGTCGGCACAGCCTGAAGGCCGGCATCAACATTGCAGCCACTGCATTGCTGTTGGTGCTGTCGATCTGGCTCTTGCGCCTGGTCGATGTTGCCGGGGCGCCGGTTGTCCATGTCTACCGCCTGGGCGACTGGGCGCCGCCTTTCGGCATCGTGCTGGTGCTTGATCGGCTTTCGGCCCTGATGGTGACTTTGACGTCGGTGCTCGCCGTGGCATCGCTGCTGTTTTCGCTTGCGCGCTGGCACAAGGCGGCCCCGCATTTCCACACGTTGTTTCAGTTCCTGCTGATGGGTGTGAACGGCGCGTTCCTGACCGGGGACCTGTTCAACCTATTCGTTTTCTTCGAGGTTCTGCTGGCGGCGTCTTACGGGTTGATGTTGTATGGTTCGGGTACTTTTCGGGTGCGCGCGGGCCTGCACTACATCGCGATCAATCTTGCGGCGTCGCTGCTGTTCCTGATCGGCGTCAGCCTGATCTACGGCGTGACCGGCACGCTGAACATGGCCGATCTGGCTCAGCGTATTCCCGAGGTTGCGCCGGAAAACCAGGGCCTGCTTGCCGCAGGTTCGGCCATCCTGGGTGTCGCCTTTCTCATAAAGGCCGGCATGTGGCCGCTGTGCTTTTGGCTGCCCACCACCTACATGGCGGCTTCCGCTCCCGCCTCCGCGCTCTTCGCCATCCTCAGCAAGGTCGGGTTCTATGTCTTGCTGCGGCTCAGTTTATTGCTGTTCGGGGCAGAGGCCGGTGCGCTCATGGGCTTTGGCGGCGAGGTGCTGCTGATCGGCGGCATGGCCACCATCGCGTTCGGTGCTTTCGGCGTGCTCGCTTCACAGTCGCTTGGCCGGCTTGCCGGCTATAGCCTGCTGGTCTCCTCGGGCACGCTGTTGGCCGCGGTTGGTCTCGGCGACAAGGCGGCCGTGTCGGGGGCGCTGTTTTATCTTCTGACCTCGACGCTTGCGGTAAGCGCGCTTTTCCTGATGGTCGAGCTGGTCGAGCGCGCGCAGGAGCCCGCCGCCAACCTGCTGACCGTCACGATGGAGGCCTATGGCGACGATGTCGAGCCGGAAGAAGACGAGCAGGAAGAGGTCGGCGTGGTCATGCCGGGCGCGCTCGCCATTCTCGGCATCTGCTTCGGGCTTCTGGCCCTGCTTCTCTCCGGGCTAC encodes the following:
- a CDS encoding Na+/H+ antiporter subunit C, with the protein product MELTLAIAIGVLTGSGVWLLLRPRTYQVIIGLSLLSYAVNLFIFSMGRLHSGAAAVLDGAGAINPADYADPLPQALVLTAIVIGFATTALFLVVLLASRGLTGSDHVDGREPH
- a CDS encoding monovalent cation/H+ antiporter subunit D → MDFAAHLPVLPILLPMAAGATLLLFDERRHSLKAGINIAATALLLVLSIWLLRLVDVAGAPVVHVYRLGDWAPPFGIVLVLDRLSALMVTLTSVLAVASLLFSLARWHKAAPHFHTLFQFLLMGVNGAFLTGDLFNLFVFFEVLLAASYGLMLYGSGTFRVRAGLHYIAINLAASLLFLIGVSLIYGVTGTLNMADLAQRIPEVAPENQGLLAAGSAILGVAFLIKAGMWPLCFWLPTTYMAASAPASALFAILSKVGFYVLLRLSLLLFGAEAGALMGFGGEVLLIGGMATIAFGAFGVLASQSLGRLAGYSLLVSSGTLLAAVGLGDKAAVSGALFYLLTSTLAVSALFLMVELVERAQEPAANLLTVTMEAYGDDVEPEEDEQEEVGVVMPGALAILGICFGLLALLLSGLPPLSGFIGKFALINAIFNPAGLGAQTTGPGGMGWTLTALLILSGLAVLLAMMRTGIRTFWAPLEVIVPRVLVVEIAPVILLIGICVAMTAQAGNVMRYTDAVADALHHQRLYVGSVLPEAANEAGQAQ